GCACAAAGACTCAGCTCTCTTGTTGAGAGATTAGATGGAGACAGCTTATCTTCTGAAGTAAAAATATTCAAGGCTCTCGCAGACAACAATCGTCTCAAGATAATAAAATTATTGAAAGAAGGAGAACTTTGTGCCTGTGAACTGACAATTGCACTTCCCAATTCTCAATCAACAGTTTCTCATCATCTTTCGGTACTGAAAAGTGCGGGTCTGATCAAAGAAAGAAAAGAAGGGAAGTGGTCATATTTCCGCCTCTCCGATGGCGCTGTGATCGAGCTGCTTAACCAGGCAGATCTGCTTGCTGGAAATTGAACTCCACATATGAGAACATAGGTTTGAAAGAAGGATGATTTTTGAAGGATGATCAATATGTTTTGGGATAATTTTGTTGTAGCGGCTGGTTTTTTCATAGAGATTGCCGTAGAGCTTACTGTCCTATTTATTGGCATAACCTTTCTCGTGGGGCTGATCCAGGAGTATGTGCCGGATGAGACCATAAAAAAGGCCATGGGAGGACGGAACAAAGTTGTAGGCAGTATTCTTGGGGCAGGATTTGGTGCTCTCACTCCTTTTTGCTCTTGCTCAACCATTCCGCTTCTGTTAGGAATGCTCAGGGCCGGTGTGCCTTTCGCCGCTGCAATGGCATTCCTGTTCTCATCACCCTTGCTAAACCCTGTGATAATATCCCTCTTCATTATCCTGATGGGCTGGAAAGTAGCTGCTCTCTACTTTGCTGTCACCTTCACGACTACGATTATTATTGGTCTGTTGCTAGATGGGCTGGGCTTCGCCGGTCAGATCAAAACCGTGGCAGCTGTACGAAACTGCTGTGACTCCCAACAGGGAACGGATGCGAGATCGAGGATAGAGCGCTCTGCGGGATTCGCATTAAGCTTGTTCCGTCAGCTCATGCCTTATCTTCTCCTTGGAGCTGCAATAGGTGCATTTATTCACGGATTCGTGCCCACGGAGATCATCTCCCGCCTGGCTGGACCTGATAACCCCCTGGCAATTCCTGTGGCTGCAATCATTGGTATCCCTATCTACATCCGGGCTGAGACCATGATCCCTATCGGACTTGCGCTCATTGAAAA
This DNA window, taken from Methanomethylovorans hollandica DSM 15978, encodes the following:
- a CDS encoding ArsR/SmtB family transcription factor, giving the protein MNIAKSEVEIGRLKRFISDKDQYDSRAQRLSSLVERLDGDSLSSEVKIFKALADNNRLKIIKLLKEGELCACELTIALPNSQSTVSHHLSVLKSAGLIKERKEGKWSYFRLSDGAVIELLNQADLLAGN
- a CDS encoding permease, whose product is MINMFWDNFVVAAGFFIEIAVELTVLFIGITFLVGLIQEYVPDETIKKAMGGRNKVVGSILGAGFGALTPFCSCSTIPLLLGMLRAGVPFAAAMAFLFSSPLLNPVIISLFIILMGWKVAALYFAVTFTTTIIIGLLLDGLGFAGQIKTVAAVRNCCDSQQGTDARSRIERSAGFALSLFRQLMPYLLLGAAIGAFIHGFVPTEIISRLAGPDNPLAIPVAAIIGIPIYIRAETMIPIGLALIEKGMSIGAVLALIIGGAGASIPELTLLSAIFRKRLLAAFVATVFTIAVTAGYLANILVI